From a single Anomaloglossus baeobatrachus isolate aAnoBae1 chromosome 4, aAnoBae1.hap1, whole genome shotgun sequence genomic region:
- the LOC142302381 gene encoding uncharacterized protein LOC142302381, translating into MAPRVDTEKLISAVETHPPLWDTRVDGYHDRLTVDRHWLQVAEEVYPNNAWDRCSPSKRAKYIDLVKRHWRSARDQYRREYNPIPSSSSQGRKRRYVYYEQISFLAPILEVTQTEDNLDDSDEQPTAGPSATATSASEQEPGREDSENQEIQQDAAAATESHDGGTESAQTNNQGTSTQQTTTPATQSTQTNVLPRFAPQPLRARRIRRPEEMRSLPEIIDTRIIHIMNTLIPETDAERFCRSLSTSLTKIASDRQERVRAAMLTLLSASQAEQEPVRVYEAIENWRTIMQQHTVPNTTDNQNTISTQTTMATVIVTNPVLQQSGQPSIASSTVFPTPIRQGYVSTNTGALSTVQSATSQQPINYMNLQPTPNVMEL; encoded by the exons atggctccacgggtggacacggagaaactgatatcagctgtcgagactcacccaccattatgggatacacgtgttgatggttaccatgacagactgacagttgaccgccattggcttcaagttgctgaggaagtgtaccccaataatgcatgggatagatgttcgccttcaaagcgtgctaaatata ttgacttggtaaaaaggcattggcgttcagcacgtgatcagtaccgaagggagtacaaccctataccatcatcatccagccaaggccgcaaacgcagatatgtttactatgaacaaataagcttcctagcacccatcttagaagtaacaca aacggaggataatctagacgattctgatgaacaaccaacagctggtccctctgctacagccacctcagcatcagaacaagaacctggcagagaagacagtgaaaatcaagagattcaacaagatgcagcagcagcaactgaatcacatgatggtgggacagagagtgcacaaaccaacaaccAAGGCacatcaacacaacaaacaacaacaccagcaacacaatcaacacaaacaaatgtacttccacgttttgcaccacaacctctccgtgcaagaagaatccgcagacctgaggaaatgagatccttaccggaaataattgacacacgcattattcacataatgaacactttaattccagaaacagatgccgagcgtttttgtcggtctttatctactagcttaaccaaaattgcatccgataggcaggaacgtgtacgtgctgctatgctgaccctactttcagctagtcaggcagaacaggaaccagtgagagtttatgaggccatagaaaattggcgtaccattatgcaacaacatacagtcccaaacacaacagacaatcaaaataccatttcaacacaaacaacaatggcaacagtaattgtcactaatccagtattacaacaatctggtcaaccttctattgcttcaagtacggtattcccaacaccaattagacaagggtatgtttcaaccaatactggcgccttaagcactgtacaaagtgcaacctcacagcaacccataaactatatgaatttacaacccactccaa ATGTcatggaattatga